A genomic region of Mus musculus strain C57BL/6J chromosome 7, GRCm38.p6 C57BL/6J contains the following coding sequences:
- the Vmn1r178 gene encoding vomeronasal 1 receptor 178, translating to MSAHDKSLKTTDDMTLQILLLCQFVVGTVANVFLFLHNISPVLTGSKQRPRQLILSHMSVANALILFLTSFPDMMAFAPRNSPTHLKCKLEYFSRLVARSTNMCSTCVLSIHQFVTLVPVNRGKAILRASVPNLTSYSCYSCWFFSVLSNIYIAIKVTGPQITDNNTDSKSKLFCFTSGFSVGIFFLRIFHDGTFMSIMVWTSVSMVLLLHRHRQRMQHILTPNQDARGQAETRATHTILMLVVTFVSFYLLNFICIIFYTFSIDSRLFMSHFSKVFAAGFPTISPLLLIFRDPKYPCSVLFNC from the coding sequence ATGTCTGCTCATGATAAATCTCTGAAAACCACTGATGACATGACTCTTCAAATCCTCCTGCTTTGCCAGTTTGTGGTTGGGACTGtggccaatgtctttctgtttctccataatatctctccagtcttgactggttctaaacagagGCCCAGACAGTTGATTTTAAGCCACATGTCTGTGGCCAATGCCTTGATTCTCTTCCTCACTTCATTTCCAGACATGATGGCTTTTGCTCCAAGAAATTCTCCAACTCACCTCAAATGTAAATTGGAATACTTTAGTCGCCTGGTGGCAAGAAGCACAAACatgtgttccacctgtgtcctgagtatccatcagtttgtcactcttGTTCCTGTTAATAGAGGTAAAGCTATACTCAGAGCAAGTGTCCCAAACTTGACGAGTTATTCTTGTTATAGTTGTTGgttcttcagtgtcttaagtaATATCTACATTGCAATTAAGGTCACAGGTCCACAGATtacagacaataacactgactctaAAAGCAAGTTGTTCTGTTTCACTTCTGGATTCAGTGTAGGCATTTTCTTCTTGCGGATTTTCCATGATGGcacattcatgagcatcatggtctggaccagtgtctccatggtacttctcctccatagacatcgccagcgaatgcagcacatcctcactcccaatcaggatgccagaggccaagctgagaccagagcaacccatactatcctgatgctggtggtcacatttgttagcttttatcttctaaattttatCTGTATCATCTTTTACACCTTTTCTATAGATTCTCGTCTCTTCATGAGTCATTTCAGTAAAGTTTTTGCTGCAGGATTCCCCACTATCTCTCccttactgttgatcttcagagatcctaagtatccttgttctgtgctcttcAACTGTTGA